The Rhopalosiphum maidis isolate BTI-1 chromosome 2, ASM367621v3, whole genome shotgun sequence genome segment ATACACCTGAAAAACAAGAATTTATTTCAAGAATCTCTCCAAGTTCAGAACTACCTACTAGTAACACAAATTATCCAGGACAAATTCAACAGCAATCCCCTAACAGACAAAACTTTATTCAAAATCCACCAACAAAATTTGAGCCAGTAAATAGAAACCCAAATTATCAAGGACCTATTCAACAGCAATTCCCTACTAAGAACAATTTCTATCCTACTCCACAATCAAAACCTGAGCcaattaatagtaattcaaACTATCCTACACCCACTCAAGAGCAGTTTTCTAatcaacaaaattttaatacaaatccaTCAAGAACCAATCCTAATGGATATGTGAATCTAGAACAAGGAACTATACCATTTTCAAAAGGTCAGTCAATTGTTGAAGGCcatcaatttttaacaaatcaaaataactATAGGACACCCAATAATTATGGTAATGTTCAAGAAACTCAGAGTACTTATTTATCTGAACAAGAACAAattaatcaacaaaaaaataaaatacgatttcCATCCCCATACCCACCTTATTCACAAAACGGTTATAACGGAAATCAAAAACCAATTTCAAATCCTTCTACTGTTAATCCAAATTCTTGGATTCGAGGACAGCTTAAAGTGAAACAGGGTTCTAGTCTAAGTTCTTATCCTAGCACAAATGAAGAATCAGAATATGAAGAATTTCAAACACCTAATAATCAATTCAACAAGCCAGCATCGACTTTTGATCTAGGTAACAAACAacaaatagattataataaaccaaataattatgattcatCAGGATATGCAAGTCaaactaacataaataatggGCAACAATCTTCTATTTCAAATGGTCAAGGTTATAACTCAAAATCTTCACCTGTTTATTTAGATCACCCTAAGGTTAGTGAAACTGAACAACAATATTTGAATCCAATACCACAAAATAGGCAAACTAATGGAGATTCAAGAACgaataaacaatttagaatagttgtttcaaatatttccaAGCCTATTGATAATACAGAACAGTCAAGACAAAACACAGAATTGATTTCTAATAGAGATTCTTCtggtaaaaaattatcaaataattacaatggTTTACAATACCCtgaacaaaaagaaaatttaggTAAAATTCAAAATCCTAGCTATACGGATAATATTCAATCTCCTTCACAAGAATCTCCAGTATACTCATCATCAGCTACCAATTCTAAGTGTCCAAATGGCTTCAGTGGTATTAAACCACATCCTACAGAATGTTCCAAATTTCTGAGCTGTGCAAATGGTAGAGCATTTGAAATGGACTGTGGTCCTGGAACATTGTTTAACCCTACTATATCTGTCTGTGATCACCCATATAATGTAGAATGTAATCAATTTGTAAGAACTACATCAACCACAGaagaaaatgattatattattatgtacactacACCAACATCAATACAAGAAGATTATACTCCACTCATTGATGTGAGACGAGACATTGATCAAGAAACTAGTAATAGTAATGTAGTAACTAAAACTGAACCTTTAGAAAATCATAATCAAGCCGTGGTAGAAACTTtgctaattgaaaataaacagtCAAAAATCTTAAGAAACCCTACATCTATTGATTTACCAGATAACTTTCTACCAAACTCTTCTATAGTTTATACGCcccctaaaaatataaataacaatgtagTAGTGAGAATTGATTTGAAACCAAATAGTACTCAGTCAATTCGGTTACGTGGTGGTCCAAAAAGTTCTGAAGGATTTTTACAAGTTCAAGAAAAGCCTTTTCAATGGGGTGTGGTTTGTGATGAACTCAACTCATGGACAATTGATAAAGCAGATATTGTTTGTAAACAACTTGGGTTTAAGAGGTAtctcatattaattaattattataatttttttaaacaataactaaatagcatatttttagaatattagtaacttaatttaatgtaaaatattgtatttatattagagCTTCATGAAATTACAcaatttttcttgaaaataattaacaatcaatatggtaatttattatttactttaattagaGGAGCAGAACAAACATGGCAAGGTTTAACTGTGACTACTGATAATCCTACTagattattaagaaatataggTGTTACCAAAGTAACATGTAATGGTCAAGAAAGTGTATTTCATAATTGCAAACTCCAAAATGGTAAGTTTGGTATAAGTACtatacaaaaactaaatattttttatttaatagttataacaattaattttatattacataaataaaaaaagtatattttataatatttataaaaattaattatactaaattatttttactaccttACCAAGTATAATCTATTCATCTgaacctatatattaaatcatattttaaatctgaaatattaattaactatattactaaataccaGTCTGTATTCCTCACTGTGGATTGTGTACAAACTTTATCAAGTTTGCAGATAAGaagatcatttttatttaattatttatttattatttttttttttttgataaattgaaagaaatttttattactttttatttaatttttttaatcttatttttgatataaacatGTACATTCAATTTTGACGGCCCCTAAAATCTTCCCGAATCTAAAAGTAACCtcctaaaaatatgaattggtGATccctactataatatttatattattattattaccataaacATTATCCATtgatcaaaatttataaatctaaccataaaacatttatacaatacttctataaacaacatattaaatataatagtatctgcttcattgttatttaatatttatggaaaaattagactttttttatattaaatctaaaaacaatatattatatagttctttttataaattcataaatcatgttcttttaattttttcattatgatTGGTCAGACAAAGTGTTGTTTTAGGcgttatataactttattctaatgttatgaaaattgtatcctaaaatagttaaaaaattttagttttaaatatatttgttaatgatatgtaaacataaataattcattaaaattgaatagaacataaaatatttataattttgttctttttaaattattcaagactataaatatataaatcgataaaatatttaacttaatagtatattaatttattactttattttttcattttaatagataaaactTGTAATGTTGAAAGAGATGCAGTCTGGGTAAAATGTCGATCGAATTCAGGCTCTGAATGTCAACCAGAAGAAGTATCTTATGAtggaaaatgttataaattatttattcctgTACCAGAAAAACAAAGTAAAGTTCAAGACATTGGCTATAGCAAAGCTGAAGCATTGGAACACTGTCTTAAACGTGGAGGAAAACTTTTAGATATTAGCTCACAAGTAAATActccaaaataattataataaaaagtaaaaacattcatttgtaaaaattacttgtttttattgaatttaaacttttttttcatgcTTACAAAGTTAcaatcaaaatacatttactattaatagtcaatatataattataattatacatttatcattaactattctattattatagtggactattttatttgttttagaaaGAAAATGATTTCATATCTGAATGGTTATCTAGACAGAAAACAGAAAGTCCTATCCTGACTTCAGGAGTTGGTGTATCATTATTAGGAAGTCCCATATGGATTTGGGAAGGCACTGAAAATCCATTTGTATACCAAAATTGGTGGCCAGGTGATAAACATGATTAGTTGTGTTATGTAGTGTTAACATGTAGTTTAATATgcaatactaattaataattatatattatgcttataggttgggaatttaaaaaagttcttTCACCCAATATCAAAACAAACCGTGCACTATGTATTGTCTTACAAAAATCATTCCCTTGTCCTTCTAATCCGAACAGCACAAAATTATGTGACTCTGAGTACTATTACTGGGAAGCCATTGATTGTGGAACAAAGACTGATAGACTACCTTACGTTTGCGAACGAGATGTTGATGACATTGGTAaggtttttttcataaaaaatgatgattcaataatttattgtatgaactaataatatgcttattaacactaataatattaatttgacaaataaaattactaggTTGTGTGAATGGGGCTGGTTCAGATTACATTGGTTCTGCAAATACGACTTCATCTGGTAATGCCTGTTTATTCTGGGAAGATCAGCAAGTTTTAGTGGCTATGAAGTACAGAGTATCAGAAAAAACTCGAAGATCATTATTAGTCAAACATAACAAATGTAGAAATCCTGACGGTACTGATTTGCTGCCATGGTGCTATGTACAAACATCAAATGGAATAGTGCGAAGTGAATTTTGCGATATACCAGTTTGTAATGCTGCCACTAAACCACAAAAAGgttgtatagaaaatatttttacaatatttaaaatagtttttatatattaatatgttttaaattgtagtcAGTCGAATGATCGAAGAACCAAAATGTGACGCAGGATTTTTTGAATGCCAACCTAATGAATGTATTACTCAAGCCTGGGTTTGTGATAATCAAGCAGTaagttgaataaattcatgtGTTAGAATAGTTtagaatagttaaaaatgtattggtttctttttgaactattttacttagaaaatcatttttcttaaatatttctacaatttaaataatgaatgcaATCTACATTTTATCTTCTAGTCAAATTAGTTGATATcttgtattcaaatatttttttagttgaaaatatttttcaagtaattttaatatcattttatttttatctattaggATTGTAGTAACGGTAtggatgaaaaaaattgttctaatattttggacaattttattaaaactccaGAAGCTCGATTGACAAGCCATGAAGCTGAAAAATGGCTTCATACTACCGTTAACACTTGTGCTAACCGTTGCATGCAAGCAGATGGTTTTGTTTGTCAATCATTTTCTCATAagttagttaaatttatttaattgttaaattttatactggttaaataatttatttttcattaatattgtattattttcagtaaaaatgaacaaacttgtatattaaatgaaaaaacaaaagttgATACTACAACAGTTTTAGAATCTGATAAAGATTGGGATTACTACGAAACTGATAAAGCTCTTTGTATAGGAAAATTTATTTGTGAAAATGGAAATTGTGTTGATAAATCAAaagtatactttaaatttgtatttacaacttttaagatttaacaaaactagtaaatattatttaatgattatttacacattttgtTAGGAATGTGATGGACATAATGATTGTGGAGATCGAAGTGATGAAACTAAATGTACTAAAGATATGATGGGATATGAAATTAGACTGATGGGTGGAAATACCACTAATGAAGGACGTGTTgaagtcaaaagtaaaaaaaaaaaataaaaaattgagattaattttaatttaaatacttatttattattatagtcttaGGTGAATGGGGAGTTATATGTGatgataaatttgatttacgaGAAGCTAATGTCATCTGTCGAGAACTTGGTTTTCTAAATTCTGTTGCTGTAAAATCAAATTCCTATTATGGAGTGCCTAACAAAACAAGATTTGTATTGGATGATCTAGATTGCAATGGAACTGAAAATTCACTTTACTCTTGTCAATTCAAAGAATGGGGAGTTCATGATTGCAATGCTCAAGAGgtagttttttaaatggaaaatttatttttattgttctaaatactatattaatatttgatattaattttttttttttttttactgtgttATAGTCAGCTGGTGTTGTGTGTAGAGTTGCTGGTGGAAAAGCTTGTTCAAATGATGAATTTGAGTGTAAATCTGGAGAATGTGTTCCAGTACGTTTCTTATGTGATTCATATACAGATTGTACTGATGGATCGGACGAATCACCAGAACGTTGTAATGTGAGTGTCACTACTTCTAAGGCTACTACACCGATATTTCCATCAACTAGTACAACAACTAAGGctccaaaaaaatttattcagAAAATAGCTCCTAAGAAAAAAGGATAATTTTGTGCATTAATATTTGtagctattattaattattataatatattatgttaattcatATGCCAGAGTTTgatgtatttgtttaaattgtttttatgtattaattttgaatcaaatatttttatttttaaatctgttaCACATACAAATCatacaataattgaatgtGATATATAGATTAATAGCTTAATGAAATTGAAGAATATTCCTTAATAGagaatctttaaatataaataatttattttaatgtgtttttatttttatgtaaatgaaaaaaaccaaGTTAAAACGCTGGCATTTgaattaatagattataataattattgatgccAGCATTTTAATGtggaattttaattatcaaaaaaaaaaaaatgtgtttacatGTTTGTAAACAAATGTGTTGAGTTTCAACTTTCGACTTTCAATTCCTTTGTTTTTTCTTCTGATCTAGTTCtactaaaatgtttgtactttttatctaacctaacctactttaatattaattttctatggTGCAGTCGCCTTTAGAGATACGTTTAGTCGGTGGTAACGAACGTCGAGCAGGTATGGAAGGCAGGGTCGAAGTACGTCAGTTTGGTGTATGGGGAACGGTGTGTGATGATGATTTTGGTACGAACGAAGCACTGGTCATTTGTAACGGTCTAGGTTTTAAGGGAACTGCAGAAGTGAGcgttatatttcaattaatttgtacTGTTTAAGGATGTgcaagatatattattttcatttttcttctgtgtaaaatatatttagtttaaaaaagaaGCAGCTTTTGGTCCCGGAAATGGACTGATCTGGTTAGATCAATTGCGGTGCGTGGGCAACGAAACATCTTTGGAAGATTGTTTGCATGAGAAATGGGGACAGCACAATTGTAAACACAGCGAAGACGTGTCTGTTATTTGCCATTCGGAttctaaaaaagtaattaaatttaaaattcagctTTGTAAAAACATTGCTGAAAATATATTGAGGTATTTTTAATCCtggatgaaaataataaggcCTGGACATGAAAAACTTCCAATTATGTTTTCGattaaatgcaaattttaactttcaacTTGGACGTATACGGTGATTATCTACCTACTGATATCTATATACGTACTTGCAGAGttgtgtacataaaaataaaaatattataaattgaaatatacctACTCATTCTATTAGATGACAAAATAAAAGAGGGGTTCCGCCCTTACAACTATTTCAATAGCCCATCCCCATATATACGTGGTACATCCGTCATTAGTGGACTATGTTAATAACCTCTAGGTGCGAGCCAATTTACTTTGAATATTACTTATCCCCTcacctctaaaaaaaaatcaaccaaATGTCTGTCCATGTatactatgataaaataatatgttaaccataaacaataaaaaaaaacaatgtaataataaaccttgtaaaCAGTCTCTACGTATATTActcaaataatatgaataatagtattcaatattgcatgttaaactattaaagGTACCTGGATACCCGCTACTGTTATTCATTACCATAATCGCATGGATTTCAGAGTACCTATACTGCCAATTtccattaaactataatatcgataaaaaaatacctacgACTATATCTAcagtatttacttatttaaagtgactataaaaatatagagatGATAACTACCTACATGATTGATTAAAAACAAGgccatatttacatttttagtaaataatttctcaaatgtttgtatatttataaagcatTGTATTCCATCCTCTAACATCTATTCGTGGTCACGACGTTGGGCCCATGTATATAAGGTGATCCTCTTAAAagattaactattattttttcgaaaagTTAAAAGTTCTGATGAGAAGTTAGAACCCAAAGAGTGTTGtagacaaacattttgcgaaATAGGTATCTACTTACCCGCCACCCAGTATCTCTGTGCTAATCTCacacatcatataataaactttaaaatttaaatacttataatataagcttATAACTATCTAGGTACATATGACATACAGtagttatactaatattataggtacttatataaaattcagtttttatatgtttaaatttcttaaaagaatattttgctttggaataggtatgaaataaaaagaatCATCATAATGGTCTATTCACAAATATTGGATATTTACTTATGTGACGCATTCTATTGCTGCCATATTgtgtattagatttttttaaactatactgAAATTTTCCactttttgtttcattgtTAATCGCTAAGACGAACGACACACAGGAAACGACGACAAAAAGTACATTGCCGAAGAAAAAGAACCTGAAAGAACTGTTGTCCAATCAGTGTGGAAGGCGATTAGTGACAGTTCCAAAGTCTATGAGTATGGTGCAACAGAGAATTGCGTCGGGATTTAAGACCGAAAGAGGAGACCATCCTTGGCAGGTCAgtgcattataattaatttgagtgaaggaaaatataatatgtgttttcgaataaaataatattgtttgatttGCGCCGTTACctgtatagttaaataataataatataaaatcagatAATCTGATTAAATCTGCGTTGGTacttatactaatattgttaCGTCGGTTCTCAgtgaaacaatttaaatatgacccaacaattaaattttgcaATATTCacgataagaaataaaatttatgcaATTTCATGAAGTATCGGACCTCGAAACAACTGAGagcaaatacaatttcaaaaaccattataaaataagttatcgTTTACTTTTTTgtgaattcaaattatatattatagttggtaCTACTTACATCATTTTTGGtagaatgtaatttttttaccattcaatataaatacctcttagacaatagtaaaatacggtaattcatattttataggcCATCCTCGATAATTGGCTTGAATTGCATTTAACCAATTACCAGtggttatatcttatatataattattttcgtttactTATTCTTGATCGTCGGCTAAACCATGTTTTATAGGCTAGTATTAGATCGAGAACACCAGCCGGTCAAACGGAACACGTTTGCGGAGCGGTAATCATTTCCAAGTACCACGTATTGACAGCGGCGCATTGTGTACGTGATTTGGATAAAGACTTCTACTTCGTTAGGATTGGTGACTACAACATGGGGGTAAGTAATTACCTTAATTACTTGCAGTATAGGaactatatacctatcatattatactataaaatagaaGAATTATTTAAGGGATATAATTACCAATATAGCATTATAATGCATAAACTCACCTCCttattctttgtttaaaaatgaaaaaatctgatttaaaaaataaaaattcactttttgttcttaaattgaaaaattacatacatttataatattgtaaaaagctGGTATACGCCAAAGCAGCAACCTCACTCCAGagctgtttattatttatacggcTGACATACCTGTGGACTATGACTACAAACACCACCATTACCACCTACACTGACGATACTTCAATActtaattccaaaaataatcCTGATGAAACATCCAGCCTAATATAAACCCACTTAAATTCAATTGACAATTGAGCTACTAACtggtgaattaaaataaatcctgTCAAATTTGTATATGTAACATTTACGTTAAAAAGAGTCGACCATACATCTATTCACTTTCAACTTTCAAGGTACTCAAATATTGTATCATCTtctagtataaaatatctcGGAATTATCCCtgataaaagaataaattggGGCCCCCACCTTaaactaaaaagaaaactCCTTAACAGTAGACTACATCTACTtcgttcaattttaaaatcaaatcttCCAATCGATCGCTCTCCGTATGATAACCTCTGCACCTTGGTTTATAATGTTGTATCTAACCCTACATTTCACTCTGACttcaaaatagaataaattaatcaaataactaCCAAACATGGTACATACGCCTAAACGAAttcatatatttgatttagacGCCCGAAGACTCCGAACAAGATATTTACATCGATGAAATTTACATTCACGAGAATTTTGAGGTAAGCGTTAAATTGAACAACGATATAGCcgtaatcaaattaaaaactagcGGTGCGGGAATCAAGTTCAATCAATACGTTCAGCCAATTTGTTTGCCAACggaaattatcaaattaaattctaatatgaACTGTACCATCACCGGATGGGGATCAGACGGTTCCATCAGTTCGAGTAAGTTTACCACAATAAATACCAgctatgattaataataatatggtataacaGCAATTGatatatacagtttttattttggttgatttaattttaacaggtTTCGCTAACACCTTGAGATCAGCAACAGTGCCGATAATAGAcatgaaaatatgtaaagcTGCTTATGTGTACGGAAAAACGACAATTAGCAACGGGATGTTTTGTGCGGGAAACTTAGACGGCGGAGCCGATGCCTGTCAAGGCGATTCCGGCGGCCCTATGGTGTGCTCTACAGAATTAggtaaaagtttaaaacaataaataaattgaaaaaaaaactatacctaATGACATTAGGCTAATCGCCATGtatacctattggctattttatttagtttaaaacgacttttttaataatattaaagcattagaatttataataatatatgtcaaCTACTAACTACTGAGTACCTATTACACGagtgataatgataaatatacatattttattaaaaatttaaaaattaaaagtttatatcacTATTGCTAATGTTATtgcatttactattataaccaTACCATtctaatgtgtgtgtgtgatacgAACAAATTACATAAGTGCATAATGCATATTACGaacttaaaaatgtgtgtaattttaaattttaaatcgtcgGAAAAAGTTTATCCATTCCACATTAGCTATTTAATGAATAGGTATGTAGTAGTATGTATACATAGTAGATGtggtgataatatttatttttcaaaaattagggGACAAACATACTGCTTGCTacctgtataaaaattaacaattgtgtaatatgtgtacattataatataattatttggtatATCGATAAAACTATAGCTAACGtaattttcgtatattttaatgagttattcataaacaaagtaatattaattattcgtattttataaattatttaaatgttttatgtggTTATGGTATAGATATGTTCTTATATGTTAGATAtctgtgttttaataatatcttatatatatatttattctttacatgtttttattcagGTGAAACTGTTATGGGTATAACGAGTTGGGGTTATGGCTGCGGACGAGCCAACAAGCCAGGAGTGTATACCAATGTCTTGTTTTACGAAGAATGGctgtcaaaaacattattgaaataagtTAGGATctctaatatagtaaaatttaaaatgaaataaaataacaaatattaatcttaATCACCATAAATACTTACCTTTGGGTTTTAGGCTTcgacctatattataattaatatgaaatatcttataatattccaaaattatgttgtaaaacaatacaaataagttAATGTTACactaattataagttaatgatattaatattttaatttatttttacaatatactttatattacctatttgactaattaaaaaataggtaatgactattttatatcatataacaatttataaaataaaaactattttgttttttttaaggagTTCAGTCTTATGAagataaaaaactttattttgaagcgatacataatatcatcctGCGTTTTTTGTCATGTACATATAACACggtattacaaaaatgttaacgCAATACAATTCAGAATCCgctaacatt includes the following:
- the LOC113553789 gene encoding uncharacterized protein LOC113553789, with translation MKSCTIFVILLFLHNKALYTIHFANAVTKPSLTEEHLNWNAFNGNANSGVKNGGPRENNKPEIKPIASSIYKQQTQSPQDINNENNAVISSDGKNCPSKTTGLFPIQSDCQKFLNCFKGRGYVQSCGPGTLFNPNTLECDFPAKVQCLDGNPSKIDSSFINRNPNQNFDLNAETSNQDQVFINNANEYQPQSTNQYQPHSTNQYQPQSNNQYQPQSTNQYQPQSTNQYQPQSNNQYQPQSNNQYRPQSTNQYQPQSNNQYQPQSNNQYQPQSTNQYQPQLNNPLVGTQFIVEGQNLNTDTLQHFGSAVTTDYGLQTGESKPLYGSNFVVNGYTQQNTEEQSQQFYPNEQNTPEKQEFISRISPSSELPTSNTNYPGQIQQQSPNRQNFIQNPPTKFEPVNRNPNYQGPIQQQFPTKNNFYPTPQSKPEPINSNSNYPTPTQEQFSNQQNFNTNPSRTNPNGYVNLEQGTIPFSKGQSIVEGHQFLTNQNNYRTPNNYGNVQETQSTYLSEQEQINQQKNKIRFPSPYPPYSQNGYNGNQKPISNPSTVNPNSWIRGQLKVKQGSSLSSYPSTNEESEYEEFQTPNNQFNKPASTFDLGNKQQIDYNKPNNYDSSGYASQTNINNGQQSSISNGQGYNSKSSPVYLDHPKVSETEQQYLNPIPQNRQTNGDSRTNKQFRIVVSNISKPIDNTEQSRQNTELISNRDSSGKKLSNNYNGLQYPEQKENLGKIQNPSYTDNIQSPSQESPVYSSSATNSKCPNGFSGIKPHPTECSKFLSCANGRAFEMDCGPGTLFNPTISVCDHPYNVECNQFVRTTSTTEENDYIIMYTTPTSIQEDYTPLIDVRRDIDQETSNSNVVTKTEPLENHNQAVVETLLIENKQSKILRNPTSIDLPDNFLPNSSIVYTPPKNINNNVVVRIDLKPNSTQSIRLRGGPKSSEGFLQVQEKPFQWGVVCDELNSWTIDKADIVCKQLGFKRGAEQTWQGLTVTTDNPTRLLRNIGVTKVTCNGQESVFHNCKLQNDKTCNVERDAVWVKCRSNSGSECQPEEVSYDGKCYKLFIPVPEKQSKVQDIGYSKAEALEHCLKRGGKLLDISSQKENDFISEWLSRQKTESPILTSGVGVSLLGSPIWIWEGTENPFVYQNWWPGWEFKKVLSPNIKTNRALCIVLQKSFPCPSNPNSTKLCDSEYYYWEAIDCGTKTDRLPYVCERDVDDIGCVNGAGSDYIGSANTTSSGNACLFWEDQQVLVAMKYRVSEKTRRSLLVKHNKCRNPDGTDLLPWCYVQTSNGIVRSEFCDIPVCNAATKPQKVSRMIEEPKCDAGFFECQPNECITQAWVCDNQADCSNGMDEKNCSNILDNFIKTPEARLTSHEAEKWLHTTVNTCANRCMQADGFVCQSFSHNKNEQTCILNEKTKVDTTTVLESDKDWDYYETDKALCIGKFICENGNCVDKSKECDGHNDCGDRSDETKCTKDMMGYEIRLMGGNTTNEGRVEVKILGEWGVICDDKFDLREANVICRELGFLNSVAVKSNSYYGVPNKTRFVLDDLDCNGTENSLYSCQFKEWGVHDCNAQESAGVVCRVAGGKACSNDEFECKSGECVPVRFLCDSYTDCTDGSDESPERCNSPLEIRLVGGNERRAGMEGRVEVRQFGVWGTVCDDDFGTNEALVICNGLGFKGTAEFKKEAAFGPGNGLIWLDQLRCVGNETSLEDCLHEKWGQHNCKHSEDVSVICHSDSKKTNDTQETTTKSTLPKKKNLKELLSNQCGRRLVTVPKSMSMVQQRIASGFKTERGDHPWQASIRSRTPAGQTEHVCGAVIISKYHVLTAAHCVRDLDKDFYFVRIGDYNMGTPEDSEQDIYIDEIYIHENFEVSVKLNNDIAVIKLKTSGAGIKFNQYVQPICLPTEIIKLNSNMNCTITGWGSDGSISSSFANTLRSATVPIIDMKICKAAYVYGKTTISNGMFCAGNLDGGADACQGDSGGPMVCSTELGETVMGITSWGYGCGRANKPGVYTNVLFYEEWLSKTLLK